Sequence from the Sciurus carolinensis chromosome 1, mSciCar1.2, whole genome shotgun sequence genome:
GCTCCGCGGGCAGCCAATGGGCGGCGGGAGGGGTGGGGCTCCCGAGCGCCGAGCGGGTCCGGGCTTTAAGCCGGCGGAGCGCGGCGGCGGGGCCCGCAGACGGAGcggagcggcggcggcggcgcggcgcAGGGCGCGGGGCGGCATGGCCACCACCGCGCAGTACCTGCCGCGGGGCCCCGGCGGTGGAGCCGGGGGTACAGGGCCGCTCATGCATCCGGACGCCGCGGCGGCAGCTGCCGCCGCGGCGGCCGCCGAGCGGCTACACGCGGGAGCCGCGTACCGCGAAGTGCAGAAGCTGATGCACCACGAGTGGCTGGGCGCGGGCGCGGGCCACCCCGTGGGCCTAGCGCACCCCCAGTGGCTACCCAccggaggaggcggcggcggcgactGGGCCGGCGGCCCGCACCTGGAACACGGCAAGGCGGGCGGCGGTGGCACCGGCCGAGCCGacgacggcggcggcggcggaggttTCCACGCGCGTCTGGTGCACCAGGGGGCGGCCCACGCGGGCGCGGCTTGGGCGCAGGGCGGCACAGCTCACCACTTGGGCCCGGCCATGTCGCCGTCACCCGGGGCTGGCGGGGGCCATCAACCCCAGCCGCTCGGGCTGTATGCGCAGGCGGCCTACCcagggggcggcggcggcggcctgGCCGGGATGCTGGCGGCAGGCGGTGGCGGCGCGGGGCCCGGCCTGCACCATGCCCTGCACGAGGACGGCCACGAGGCACAGCTGGAGCCATCGCCGCCGCCGCACCTGGGCGCCCACGGACACGCACACGGACATGCACATGCGGGCGGCCTGCACGCGGCGGCGGCGCACCTGCACCcgggcgcgggcggcggcggctcTTCGGTGGGAGAGCACTCCGACGAGGATGCGCCCAGCTCGGACGACCTGGAGCAGTTCGCCAAGCAGTTCAAGCAGCGGCGCATCAAGCTGGGCTTCACACAGGCCGACGTGGGGCTGGCGCTGGGCACACTGTACGGTAACGTGTTCTCGCAGACCACCATCTGCCGTTTCGAGGCCCTGCAGCTGAGCTTCAAGAACATGTGCAAGCTCAAGCCGCTGCTCAACAAGTGGCTGGAGGAGACCGACTCGTCCAGCGGCAGCCCCACCAACCTGGACAAGATCGCGGCGCAGGGCCGCAAGCGCAAGAAGCGCACGTCCATCGAGGTGGGAGTCAAAGGCGCGCTCGAGAGCCACTTCCTCAAGTGCCCCAAGCCCTCTGCCCACGAGATCACAGGCCTGGCCGACAGCCTGCAGCTGGAGAAGGAGGTGGTGCGCGTCTGGTTCTGCAACCGGCGGCAGAAAGAGAAGCGCATGACCCCCGCGGCGGGCGCCGGCCACCCGCCCATGGACGACGTATACGCGCCCGGGGAGCTGGGGCCGGGCGGGGGCGGCGCGTCGCCGCCCTCCGCACCCCAGCCACCCCCGCCAGCCGCgctgcaccaccaccaccaccacacactgCCGGGCTCTGTGCAGTGACCCTGCCGGCTGGGTCCCTGCCGGCGCGCGGCAAGGCGCGGGCGCGCAGAACGTCCGCGCGGCCTGGACTCTTTTTGTTCGGTTGCTTTGGATTTTACAAAAAGCCCAGAAACTTTCGAACAAAACCAAACACCCGGACGACCCTCTCCGGCAAGCGGCGAAGACGGCCGATAGGCTGTGTCGCCTGAGCCCCGGGAGAAAGAAGCAAGATCCAGAACGCGCCAACTCACCCTGGGCATCCTGCCCGCCGCCTGCTCCCTGCCCCCATCCCCTCGACGACCCCCGCCCCTGCCCCCCTG
This genomic interval carries:
- the Pou3f1 gene encoding POU domain, class 3, transcription factor 1 — protein: MATTAQYLPRGPGGGAGGTGPLMHPDAAAAAAAAAAAERLHAGAAYREVQKLMHHEWLGAGAGHPVGLAHPQWLPTGGGGGGDWAGGPHLEHGKAGGGGTGRADDGGGGGGFHARLVHQGAAHAGAAWAQGGTAHHLGPAMSPSPGAGGGHQPQPLGLYAQAAYPGGGGGGLAGMLAAGGGGAGPGLHHALHEDGHEAQLEPSPPPHLGAHGHAHGHAHAGGLHAAAAHLHPGAGGGGSSVGEHSDEDAPSSDDLEQFAKQFKQRRIKLGFTQADVGLALGTLYGNVFSQTTICRFEALQLSFKNMCKLKPLLNKWLEETDSSSGSPTNLDKIAAQGRKRKKRTSIEVGVKGALESHFLKCPKPSAHEITGLADSLQLEKEVVRVWFCNRRQKEKRMTPAAGAGHPPMDDVYAPGELGPGGGGASPPSAPQPPPPAALHHHHHHTLPGSVQ